The proteins below are encoded in one region of Polypterus senegalus isolate Bchr_013 chromosome 2, ASM1683550v1, whole genome shotgun sequence:
- the LOC120524631 gene encoding uncharacterized protein LOC120524631 — protein MSYIGKIDIFDSSTEDWNMYVERLQQYFAANDIPAEKHVPVLLSAMGGKAYGLLRSLTAPDKPAEKSFNDLVRVMRDHLSPKPLLIAERFRFHKRNQNEGETIAAYVAELKKLSEYCQFGDGLNDALRDRLVCGILQEGIQKRLLTEADLTFKRAVEIAISMETAAKDALELQRGVNTSSVNKMAAAKINKVHKRPCYRCGRDSHLPSQCRFKMKSADSATKRAIFKEFVVVERQSLVRNTKCITATRKMCIMLQKSLTLIVKMH, from the coding sequence ATGTCGTACATCGGAAAGATAGATATTTTTGATAGTTCCACGGAAGATTGGAATATGTATGTTGAAAGGCTGCAACAGTATTTCGCTGCAAATGATATTCCAGCTGAAAAACACGTTCCTGTGCTACTGAGTGCCATGGGAGGGAAAGCTTACGGCCTCCTCCGTAGTTTAACTGCCCCAGACAAACCCGCCGAGAAAAGTTTTAACGACTTAGTCCGTGTAATGCGGGATCATTTGTCACCAAAGCCATTACTGATCGCGGAACGTTTCAGATTCCATAAGCGTAATCAGAACGAGGGAGAGACAATTGCGGCTTATGTGGCAGAACTGAAAAAGTTATCAGAATATTGTCAGTTTGGTGACGGGCTAAACGATGCATTGCGTGATCGTTTGGTTTGTGGAATCCTTCAAGAGGGAATCCAGAAGAGGCTGTTAACTGAGGCAGATTTGACATTTAAACGAGCAGTAGAAATTGCTATTTCAATGGAAACTGCAGCTAAAGATGCACTTGAACTACAAAGAGGAGTGAATACGAGCAGCGTAAATAAAATGGCGGCAGCCAAGATAAACAAAGTACATAAACGGCCCTGTTATCGCTGTGGACGCGactcccatcttccctcacagtGCCGATTTAAAATGAAGAGTGCAGACAGTGCCACAAAACGGGCCATATTCAAAGAGTTTGTCGTAGTGGAAAGGCAAAGTTTAGTGCGGAACACAAAATGCATCACAGCGACAAGAAAAATGTGCATAATGTTGCAGAAGTCTCTGACATTGATAGTGAAGATGCATTAG